A stretch of Macadamia integrifolia cultivar HAES 741 chromosome 7, SCU_Mint_v3, whole genome shotgun sequence DNA encodes these proteins:
- the LOC122085194 gene encoding uncharacterized protein LOC122085194: MAASSRTRSSGPVLHVPNGFQRSISPSGRFCSSSSAAAASSSSTAFASSSSSFSSRSTAFFHRSISPTRVNIYGSVPSAPSVRFSIDRSISPSRSIAVSPRHQVVKKGSNPLSAPASQRRTCMCSPTTHPGSFRCSLHKGFNGHSNHHHSGSYPSHRLNARRSAMTNSLVRIGTVEGDLVKRALAALIRPSSHQQRRRAGFQPRPSRLSVMSNAEDSVIH; the protein is encoded by the coding sequence atggcGGCTTCTTCTAGAACTAGATCCAGTGGACCTGTCTTACATGTCCCGAACGGGTTTCAGAGATCGATCTCTCCGTCGGGAAGGTTCTGTTCGTCGTCGTCGGCGGCTGCCGCATCTTCGTCGTCGACGGCTTTTGCGTCTTCCAGTTCTAGCTTTTCATCCCGGTCTACTGCTTTTTTCCATAGATCAATTTCTCCGACTCGTGTTAACATCTATGGATCTGTTCCGTCTGCGCCTTCTGTTCGTTTCTCTATAGACCGATCTATTTCTCCAAGCAGATCGATTGCGGTGTCGCCTCGTCATCAGGTAGTGAAGAAAGGGAGTAATCCTTTGTCGGCTCCGGCTTCTCAGAGGAGAACGTGTATGTGTTCGCCGACGACTCATCCGGGATCGTTTCGTTGCAGTCTTCACAAAGGTTTCAATGGTCATAGCAATCACCATCATTCTGGTTCGTATCCTTCGCATCGGTTGAATGCTCGGAGATCAGCGATGACGAATTCTTTGGTTCGTATCGGTACTGTTGAAGGCGATTTGGTTAAGAGAGCTTTGGCTGCTTTGATCCGACCTTCTTCTCATCAGCAGAGGAGAAGAGCGGGTTTCCAGCCAAGGCCTAGCAGGCTCTCAGTCATGTCGAATGCCGAAGACTCTGTAATTCATTGA